One genomic window of Caminibacter pacificus includes the following:
- a CDS encoding rod-binding protein, which produces MKTQLITSLLHKHSESKSQTLKELKKVCDDFESEILNFFLKEAMDSNNALFPESPGEKIYKSMYQEQLSKELSGNFGYSKLLFDYLKEKV; this is translated from the coding sequence ATGAAAACACAACTTATAACGAGTCTGCTTCACAAACACTCCGAATCGAAATCGCAAACATTAAAAGAGCTAAAAAAAGTTTGTGATGATTTCGAGAGTGAAATTTTAAATTTTTTCTTAAAAGAAGCAATGGATAGCAATAACGCTCTTTTCCCCGAATCTCCGGGCGAGAAGATATACAAATCGATGTATCAAGAACAACTATCAAAAGAACTTAGCGGCAATTTCGGCTATTCTAAGCTTTTATTCGACTATTTGAAAGAAAAAGTTTAG